The Sphingomonas sp. KR3-1 genome contains a region encoding:
- a CDS encoding putative quinol monooxygenase — MLVITGTFRLAATALDAARPAMAAMVQASRMEAGCLHYSYGADVLDPGLIHVTEHWADRASLEAHWAAAHIKAWRGAWAELDIGERDLTLFDTDAGTPC, encoded by the coding sequence ATGCTGGTCATCACCGGCACCTTCCGCCTCGCGGCGACGGCGCTCGATGCTGCGCGGCCGGCGATGGCCGCAATGGTCCAGGCGAGCCGCATGGAAGCGGGCTGCCTCCACTACAGCTATGGCGCGGACGTGCTCGATCCCGGGCTGATCCACGTCACCGAGCATTGGGCCGACCGGGCGAGCCTTGAGGCGCATTGGGCGGCCGCGCACATCAAGGCGTGGCGCGGCGCCTGGGCCGAGCTCGACATCGGCGAGCGCGACCTGACCCTGTTCGACACCGACGCGGGAACGCCCTGCTAG
- a CDS encoding GIY-YIG nuclease family protein — protein sequence MANRYRGTLYTGVTADIAARMMQHRGGTGSRFAAKYGVSRLVHVEYFERIEDAIAREKAIKKWRRDWKIELIERGNPDWADLFDTLNC from the coding sequence TTGGCGAACCGCTATCGCGGGACGCTGTACACCGGCGTGACCGCCGATATCGCCGCGCGGATGATGCAGCATCGCGGCGGCACCGGTTCGCGCTTCGCCGCGAAATATGGCGTGTCACGCCTTGTCCATGTCGAATATTTCGAGCGGATCGAGGACGCGATTGCCCGCGAAAAGGCGATCAAGAAGTGGCGGCGCGATTGGAAGATCGAACTGATCGAGCGCGGCAATCCGGATTGGGCCGATCTGTTCGATACGCTCAATTGCTGA
- a CDS encoding TIGR02117 family protein, producing MLRGLVLVVVLYLAAAALGAGLATNNGREPPARGVRIYVADNGVHTDLILPAGAFRDVARPEHLRDPRTAAEPYLAFGWGDRDFYLHTAQWSDINPWRTAKALVGAGSTVLHIAHVPEPRAGGTVHALLLRPEEYRRLVAYVRDTLAAGPVVRGYGPRDAFYSAKGGYSAINTCNEWTGRGLRKAGVPMGIWTPLPWGVMLWL from the coding sequence GTGCTCCGAGGACTGGTGCTGGTGGTGGTGCTGTACCTCGCCGCCGCGGCGCTGGGGGCGGGGCTCGCCACCAACAACGGGCGCGAACCGCCAGCGCGGGGCGTGCGGATCTATGTGGCCGACAATGGCGTGCATACCGACCTGATCCTGCCGGCCGGCGCCTTTCGCGATGTTGCCCGGCCGGAGCATCTGCGCGATCCGCGCACGGCCGCCGAACCCTATCTCGCCTTTGGCTGGGGCGACCGCGACTTCTACCTGCACACCGCGCAGTGGAGCGACATCAATCCGTGGCGCACGGCGAAGGCGCTGGTCGGAGCGGGATCGACCGTGCTGCACATCGCCCATGTGCCCGAGCCGCGCGCCGGCGGCACGGTGCACGCGCTGCTGCTGCGGCCCGAGGAATATCGCCGGCTCGTCGCTTATGTCCGCGATACCCTCGCCGCCGGGCCGGTAGTGCGCGGCTATGGCCCGCGCGATGCCTTCTATTCGGCCAAGGGCGGCTACAGCGCGATCAACACCTGCAACGAATGGACGGGCCGGGGCCTGCGCAAGGCGGGCGTGCCGATGGGGATATGGACGCCGCTGCCCTGGGGCGTGATGCTGTGGCTATGA
- the lepB gene encoding signal peptidase I, with translation MGDEATVVPEKPSWLRSLLGWGLLFGGVFAFQSVAAKPFYIPSSSMMPALLKGDRLIVSKYPYGWSYASLSIHGSDVVPGRLFGKLPERGDIVTVARREDGSDLIKRVIGLPGDTVAVSHGVVILNGKPVPRVADGTADIPVDANVPCDEGMLQPFRKTRADGTLVCALPLFRETLPNGASYDVIDLGDTYLPGGYLSPRDDYAPVKVPAGHVFLMGDNRDQSADSRFTLAEGGLGGPVPVESLGGRAEFITHSYTGQGSWLNPLAYLTALRGHRAGTSLRPDHR, from the coding sequence ATGGGCGACGAAGCGACCGTCGTGCCGGAAAAGCCCAGCTGGCTGCGTTCGCTGCTCGGCTGGGGCCTGCTCTTCGGCGGCGTCTTCGCCTTCCAGAGCGTGGCGGCCAAGCCCTTCTACATCCCGTCCAGCTCAATGATGCCCGCGCTGCTCAAGGGCGACCGGCTGATCGTCTCCAAATATCCCTATGGCTGGTCCTATGCCTCGCTCTCCATCCACGGCAGCGACGTCGTTCCCGGCCGGCTCTTCGGCAAACTGCCCGAGCGCGGCGACATCGTCACCGTGGCGCGGCGCGAGGATGGCTCGGACCTGATCAAGCGGGTGATCGGCCTGCCCGGCGACACGGTGGCGGTGAGCCACGGCGTGGTGATCCTCAACGGCAAGCCGGTGCCGCGCGTGGCCGATGGCACCGCGGACATCCCGGTCGATGCGAACGTGCCGTGCGACGAGGGCATGCTGCAGCCGTTCCGCAAGACACGGGCCGACGGCACGCTGGTCTGCGCGCTGCCGCTGTTCCGCGAGACGCTGCCGAACGGCGCCAGCTATGACGTGATCGACCTGGGCGATACCTATCTGCCCGGCGGCTATCTGAGCCCGCGCGACGACTATGCGCCGGTGAAGGTGCCCGCCGGCCATGTCTTCCTGATGGGCGACAATCGCGACCAGTCGGCCGACAGCCGCTTCACGCTGGCCGAGGGCGGACTGGGCGGGCCGGTGCCGGTCGAGAGCCTGGGCGGACGCGCCGAGTTCATCACACACAGCTATACCGGCCAGGGCTCGTGGCTGAACCCGCTGGCCTATCTGACCGCGCTGCGCGGCCACCGCGCCGGCACGTCGCTGCGCCCCGACCACCGCTGA
- a CDS encoding alpha/beta hydrolase: MIPKTAAEPPPRIAFALEPARAALTLAELTRFRLAGLPRGDGRPVLVSPGLGNTDRSNFVLRTMLRRLGYRPYPWLLGRNLGVRTVGPECERLIARVEAIRAEAGAPVTLVGISLGGVMSRIIAHRRPDLVRGVITISSPFAGPPSATNVWRPFQLLTGERIDDPVVAGRLAEAVQPLPMPSAAIWSRSDGFVNGLICREGEGAACRAVEIRSGHLFVQMKPQVLRAVAEILGGWV, from the coding sequence ATGATCCCGAAGACCGCCGCCGAGCCGCCGCCGCGGATCGCCTTCGCGCTCGAGCCTGCGCGTGCGGCGCTCACTTTGGCCGAGCTCACGCGCTTCCGCCTGGCCGGCCTGCCCCGGGGCGATGGCCGCCCGGTGCTGGTCTCGCCGGGGCTGGGCAACACCGATCGCTCGAACTTCGTGCTGCGCACCATGCTGCGCCGGCTCGGCTACCGGCCCTATCCCTGGCTGCTCGGCCGCAACCTCGGCGTGCGCACCGTCGGTCCCGAATGCGAGCGGCTGATCGCGCGCGTCGAGGCGATCCGCGCCGAGGCCGGCGCACCGGTCACGCTGGTCGGCATCTCGCTCGGCGGGGTGATGAGCCGCATCATCGCGCATCGCCGGCCCGATCTGGTCCGCGGCGTGATCACGATCAGCTCGCCCTTTGCCGGGCCGCCCAGCGCCACCAATGTCTGGCGCCCGTTCCAGCTGCTCACCGGCGAGAGGATCGACGATCCGGTCGTCGCAGGCCGGCTCGCCGAAGCGGTGCAGCCGCTGCCGATGCCGTCCGCGGCGATCTGGAGCCGCAGCGACGGCTTCGTCAACGGGCTGATCTGCCGCGAGGGGGAGGGCGCCGCATGCCGCGCCGTCGAGATACGCAGCGGCCACTTGTTCGTGCAGATGAAGCCGCAGGTGCTCCGCGCCGTGGCGGAGATCCTCGGCGGCTGGGTCTAG
- a CDS encoding 50S ribosomal protein L11 methyltransferase, whose protein sequence is MSSWKLTLPCTRAEAEAIDADDETLFGMDPMPVLLTSERVEDDPLSWQLEAYFESKPNSAALARVQALAPSSAAVKPVAEKIRDADWVTLSQAGIEPVHAGRFYVHTDTNKGRVPPGAKAFRIDAGLAFGTGTHETTAGCLLALDRLKREGKRFENVVDIGTGTGLLAFAALHLWPRAYATASDVDARAVDVTGDNAELNGIPLGGRQGELALAAAAGLEHPLLIGRAPYDLVIANILAGPLIELAPSIGVVLAEGGTLILAGLLESQAEPVAQAYRRQGLRLVDRTDRGHWPTLTLAKRVRYGTERVTRLSRGKGEAPGFGSW, encoded by the coding sequence ATGTCGAGCTGGAAGCTCACCTTGCCGTGCACCCGCGCCGAAGCGGAGGCGATCGATGCCGATGACGAGACGCTGTTCGGCATGGATCCGATGCCCGTGCTGCTCACGAGCGAGCGCGTCGAGGACGACCCGCTGAGCTGGCAGCTCGAGGCCTATTTCGAGTCGAAGCCCAACAGCGCGGCGCTCGCCCGGGTGCAGGCGCTGGCGCCGAGTTCGGCGGCGGTGAAGCCCGTCGCCGAGAAGATCCGCGACGCCGATTGGGTGACGCTCAGCCAGGCCGGGATCGAGCCGGTCCATGCCGGCCGCTTCTATGTCCATACCGATACCAACAAGGGCAGGGTGCCCCCGGGCGCCAAGGCCTTCCGCATCGATGCCGGCCTCGCCTTCGGCACCGGCACGCACGAGACCACCGCGGGCTGCCTGCTCGCGCTCGATCGGCTGAAGCGCGAGGGCAAGCGCTTCGAGAATGTCGTCGATATCGGCACCGGCACCGGGCTGCTCGCCTTCGCCGCGCTGCACCTGTGGCCGCGCGCCTATGCCACCGCGTCGGACGTCGATGCGCGCGCGGTCGACGTGACCGGCGACAATGCCGAACTGAACGGCATCCCGCTCGGCGGCCGGCAGGGCGAGCTGGCGCTGGCCGCCGCGGCCGGGCTCGAGCATCCGCTGCTGATCGGCAGAGCGCCCTATGATCTCGTCATCGCCAATATCCTGGCGGGGCCGCTGATCGAGCTGGCGCCGAGCATCGGCGTGGTGCTGGCCGAGGGCGGCACGCTGATCCTCGCCGGGCTGCTCGAAAGCCAAGCCGAGCCGGTGGCGCAGGCCTATCGCCGCCAGGGCCTCCGCCTGGTCGATCGCACCGACCGCGGCCACTGGCCGACGCTGACGCTCGCCAAGCGCGTGCGCTACGGCACTGAACGCGTGACTCGCCTCAGCCGCGGCAAGGGCGAAGCGCCGGGGTTCGGGAGCTGGTAG
- a CDS encoding methyl-accepting chemotaxis protein, whose protein sequence is MVSTREPGRWSGGTRTVADHRREYDWDDVIEAGCREIVALIGHRQREIAEGFWRHFKAMPASLPMKAILDDPKGYEAQVAHGTRYGTLKFEKPFSEEWVEMVCGYAAQTYAAGIPLPAVIGAFSYAHSETMRALREALPGDADKLGRLCDVVQRMAMAEADLMAGHLGARDAAYADEARRDRSAQFKASIAESIEGATGLANRIRVQAQGASGSARGMLGKASEVAAAAEQSAVAMREAAQTAAGLIRAIEDARMEVESAAGIATRASSQATEAVGMSEALSDHAKSIESILGLIRDIAGQTNLLALNATIEAARAGDAGRGFAVVAQEVKSLASQTARATDDIASKIAAIQSATKGTVETNASIRSTVTEVQESANRIRSAMEVQAQTVTAITAAVDETALAADSMSATIGAIREDTKSVTHEIDTLQKDVAEVDDRLHKLRAAADSFSNSVAA, encoded by the coding sequence ATGGTATCGACGCGCGAGCCGGGCCGCTGGAGCGGTGGCACCAGGACGGTGGCGGATCACCGCCGCGAATATGATTGGGACGACGTGATCGAGGCGGGTTGCCGCGAGATCGTCGCGCTGATCGGCCATCGCCAGCGCGAGATCGCCGAAGGCTTCTGGCGCCACTTCAAGGCGATGCCGGCGAGCCTGCCGATGAAAGCGATCCTCGACGATCCCAAGGGCTACGAGGCGCAGGTCGCGCATGGCACGCGCTACGGCACGCTCAAGTTCGAGAAGCCGTTCAGCGAGGAATGGGTGGAGATGGTGTGCGGCTATGCCGCGCAGACCTATGCCGCCGGCATTCCGCTGCCCGCGGTGATCGGCGCCTTTTCCTACGCGCACAGCGAGACGATGCGGGCGCTGCGCGAGGCGCTGCCCGGCGATGCCGACAAGCTCGGCCGGCTCTGCGACGTCGTCCAGCGCATGGCGATGGCGGAGGCCGATCTGATGGCCGGCCATCTCGGCGCGCGCGACGCCGCCTATGCCGACGAGGCGCGCCGCGACCGCTCCGCACAGTTCAAGGCGAGCATCGCCGAATCGATCGAAGGCGCCACCGGCCTCGCCAACCGCATCCGGGTGCAGGCGCAGGGCGCCTCGGGCTCGGCGCGCGGCATGCTCGGCAAGGCCAGCGAAGTCGCCGCTGCGGCCGAGCAGTCGGCCGTCGCGATGCGCGAGGCGGCACAGACCGCCGCCGGGCTGATCCGCGCGATCGAGGACGCGCGCATGGAAGTCGAATCGGCCGCGGGCATCGCCACGCGTGCCTCCAGCCAGGCGACCGAGGCGGTCGGCATGAGCGAGGCGCTGAGCGATCACGCCAAGTCGATCGAATCGATCCTCGGCCTGATCCGCGACATCGCCGGCCAGACCAATCTGCTCGCGCTCAACGCCACGATCGAGGCCGCCCGTGCCGGCGATGCCGGCCGCGGCTTCGCGGTGGTCGCGCAGGAAGTGAAGAGCCTCGCCAGCCAGACGGCGCGCGCGACCGACGACATCGCCTCGAAGATCGCGGCGATCCAGTCGGCGACCAAGGGCACGGTCGAGACCAACGCCTCGATCCGCTCGACCGTCACCGAGGTCCAGGAAAGCGCCAACCGCATCCGCAGCGCGATGGAAGTCCAGGCGCAGACGGTTACCGCGATTACCGCGGCGGTCGACGAGACCGCGCTTGCGGCCGACTCGATGTCCGCCACGATCGGCGCGATCCGCGAGGACACCAAATCGGTCACCCATGAGATCGACACGCTCCAGAAGGACGTCGCCGAAGTCGACGATCGCCTGCACAAGCTGCGCGCCGCGGCGGACAGCTTCTCGAACAGCGTGGCGGCCTGA
- a CDS encoding SDR family oxidoreductase: MATHILLTGASRGIGAAIAESFRQDDVRLIGQSTKGGMPADFADPKAPLALWNKALDALDGRIDVIINNAGVFESNPLDIDHEDWVANWERTMRVNLTAAAELSRLAICHWQAGGRPGRIVNMASRAAYRGDSPAHWHYAASKAGMVGMTKSIARGYARQGILAFAICPGFTMTGMADEYLASRGGEKLLADIPLGRVADTDEVAVLARFCALSAPPSMTGAVLDINGASYVR, translated from the coding sequence ATGGCCACCCATATCCTCCTCACCGGCGCGAGCCGCGGCATCGGCGCCGCGATCGCCGAGAGCTTCAGGCAAGACGATGTCCGCCTGATCGGACAAAGCACGAAGGGCGGCATGCCTGCCGACTTCGCCGATCCCAAGGCGCCCCTGGCGCTGTGGAACAAGGCGCTCGACGCGCTCGACGGCCGCATCGACGTGATCATCAACAATGCCGGCGTGTTCGAGAGCAATCCGCTCGACATCGATCACGAGGACTGGGTGGCGAACTGGGAGCGGACGATGCGGGTGAACCTCACCGCCGCCGCCGAGCTCAGCCGCCTCGCCATCTGCCACTGGCAGGCCGGCGGACGCCCGGGCCGCATCGTCAACATGGCGAGCCGCGCCGCCTATCGCGGCGATAGCCCCGCGCACTGGCATTATGCCGCGTCCAAGGCAGGCATGGTCGGCATGACCAAGAGCATCGCCCGCGGCTATGCGCGCCAGGGCATCCTCGCCTTCGCGATCTGCCCGGGCTTCACGATGACCGGCATGGCCGACGAATATCTCGCCAGCCGCGGCGGCGAGAAGCTGCTCGCCGACATCCCGCTCGGCCGCGTGGCGGATACCGACGAGGTCGCCGTGCTCGCCCGCTTCTGCGCCCTCAGCGCGCCGCCCTCGATGACCGGCGCGGTGCTCGACATCAACGGAGCGAGCTATGTCCGATAG
- a CDS encoding nitroreductase, translating to MLNDTSSLLAHLQTRRSGKPRDMVAPGPSPEQIEAMLAIAARTPDHGKLFPWRFVTIPDEARPALALKLAEILRSEKADCTPRDEEAAAQFATQAPALVVVLSAPVVPHKIPVWEQELSAGAVCMNLLHAAHAMGFAGAWITGWAAYSDAVRDLFGDASQKIAGFVFIGTPASPLEERPRPALSEIAQQWNPGYGPQG from the coding sequence ATGCTCAACGACACTTCCAGCCTGCTCGCCCATCTCCAGACCCGCCGCTCGGGCAAGCCGCGCGACATGGTCGCGCCGGGGCCCAGCCCCGAGCAGATCGAGGCGATGCTCGCGATCGCGGCGCGCACGCCCGATCATGGCAAGCTCTTCCCCTGGCGCTTCGTGACGATTCCCGACGAAGCGCGCCCGGCGCTTGCGCTCAAGCTCGCAGAGATATTGCGCAGCGAGAAAGCCGATTGCACGCCGCGCGACGAGGAAGCCGCGGCGCAGTTCGCCACCCAGGCACCCGCCCTGGTGGTGGTGCTTTCCGCGCCCGTGGTGCCGCACAAGATCCCGGTCTGGGAGCAGGAGCTCTCCGCCGGCGCGGTCTGCATGAACCTGCTCCACGCCGCGCATGCGATGGGCTTCGCCGGCGCATGGATCACCGGCTGGGCCGCCTATTCGGATGCGGTGCGCGACCTGTTCGGCGATGCGAGCCAGAAGATCGCCGGCTTCGTCTTTATCGGTACCCCGGCCAGCCCGCTGGAGGAGCGCCCGCGGCCGGCACTGTCCGAAATCGCACAGCAGTGGAATCCAGGGTATGGACCCCAAGGCTGA
- the sdhD gene encoding succinate dehydrogenase, hydrophobic membrane anchor protein, whose product MGNGTSIGRVRGLGPAKEGAHHWWHQRLTAGSNLVLMLWFMLSVALLPAYDMETLRHWVGQTQVAVPLILLVVSTFYHFRLGLQVVIEDYQHDETHIVLMILLNFFTLAAGTTAIFSILKIAFTAGAAL is encoded by the coding sequence ATGGGTAACGGCACCAGCATCGGCCGCGTCCGCGGTCTCGGCCCCGCCAAGGAAGGCGCGCATCACTGGTGGCACCAGCGGCTGACCGCGGGCAGCAACCTGGTCCTGATGCTGTGGTTCATGCTCAGCGTCGCGCTGCTGCCGGCCTATGACATGGAGACGCTGCGCCACTGGGTCGGCCAGACCCAGGTCGCCGTGCCGCTGATCCTCCTCGTCGTCAGCACCTTCTATCACTTCCGCCTCGGCCTGCAGGTGGTGATCGAGGACTATCAGCATGACGAGACGCACATCGTGCTGATGATCCTGCTCAACTTCTTCACGCTGGCGGCGGGCACCACCGCCATCTTCTCGATCCTCAAGATCGCCTTCACGGCGGGAGCCGCGCTCTGA
- the phhA gene encoding phenylalanine 4-monooxygenase: MAQDTHVLDRPPEGASADWTIPQNWQAYTPEEHGVWDKLYARQAKLLPGRASKAYLRGLDALRLSDSGIPNFEELSERLMKLTGWQVVAVPGLVPDDVFFDHMANRRFVAGNFIRRPDQLDYIQEPDVFHDVFGHVPMLADPVFADYLAAYGRGGNRALELGALKQLGRLYWYTVEFGLVREDGDLRIYGAGIVSSSAESHFALESPSPNRIGFDMKRVMQTDYRIDDFQQNYFVIPSFDELLRQTVETDFAPLYDEIVGKPDIPIAEILPGDDVVTRGTQEYAASKA, translated from the coding sequence ATGGCTCAAGATACGCATGTGCTCGATCGCCCGCCGGAGGGCGCGTCGGCCGACTGGACGATACCGCAGAACTGGCAGGCCTATACGCCCGAGGAACATGGCGTATGGGACAAGCTCTATGCCCGCCAGGCGAAGCTGCTGCCCGGCCGCGCGAGCAAGGCCTATCTCAGGGGCCTCGATGCCCTGCGCCTCTCCGACTCGGGAATTCCGAACTTCGAGGAGCTGTCCGAGCGGCTGATGAAGCTCACCGGCTGGCAGGTGGTCGCGGTGCCGGGGCTGGTGCCCGACGACGTGTTCTTCGATCACATGGCCAATCGCCGCTTCGTCGCGGGCAATTTCATCCGCCGGCCCGACCAGCTCGACTATATCCAGGAGCCCGACGTCTTCCACGACGTGTTCGGCCATGTGCCGATGCTCGCCGATCCGGTGTTCGCCGACTATCTCGCCGCCTATGGCCGCGGCGGCAACCGCGCGCTCGAGCTGGGCGCGCTGAAGCAGCTCGGCCGGCTCTACTGGTACACGGTCGAGTTCGGGCTGGTCCGCGAGGACGGCGACCTGCGCATCTATGGCGCGGGTATCGTCTCGTCCTCGGCCGAAAGCCATTTCGCGCTCGAGAGCCCCAGCCCCAACCGCATCGGCTTCGACATGAAGCGCGTGATGCAGACCGACTACCGGATCGACGATTTCCAGCAGAATTATTTCGTCATCCCCAGCTTCGATGAGCTGCTGCGCCAGACGGTCGAAACCGACTTCGCGCCGCTCTATGACGAGATCGTCGGCAAGCCGGACATCCCGATCGCGGAGATCCTGCCGGGGGATGACGTGGTGACGCGCGGCACCCAGGAATATGCGGCGTCCAAAGCATAG
- a CDS encoding methyl-accepting chemotaxis protein translates to MPTPGTVAARIDVRARLRIFDIEGTLAASGRAAWEALEPEIRAVSEAFWQQWLRCFADERNWATDDTQKMIDVGVVFLKNRFLDTEGRAWIESIERSVAAAYAADVPPMALLSMISASDRAALEILIRRVGTEDSRLAGLIDTLMRLSALEGDITVEIYNMYREHSAQAARDRLAEDFRDTIGGTVQRASRDGEQLRIQASHTSASARGMLGKASEVAAAAEQSAVAMREAAQTAAGLIRAIEDARTEVEAAAGIATRASSQATDAVGMSETLSDHAKSIESILGLIRDIAGQTNLLALNATIEAARAGDAGRGFAVVAQEVKSLANQTARATDDIAAKIAAIQSATKSTVETNASIRSTVTEVQESANRIRTAMEVQAQTVTAITAAVDETALAADSMSATIGAIREDTEAVASEIDRVGQGFAALEGQLGSLKGSASDFIAKVAA, encoded by the coding sequence CTGCCGACGCCGGGCACCGTAGCTGCCCGCATCGACGTGCGCGCCCGTCTTCGGATCTTCGATATCGAAGGCACTCTTGCCGCCTCGGGCCGTGCCGCCTGGGAGGCGCTGGAGCCCGAGATTCGCGCGGTTTCCGAAGCATTCTGGCAGCAATGGCTGCGTTGCTTCGCCGATGAGCGCAACTGGGCGACAGACGACACGCAGAAGATGATCGACGTCGGCGTCGTCTTCCTCAAGAATCGCTTCCTCGATACCGAAGGCCGTGCGTGGATCGAATCGATCGAGCGCTCGGTCGCCGCCGCCTATGCCGCGGACGTGCCGCCGATGGCGCTGCTTTCGATGATCAGTGCGAGCGATCGTGCCGCGCTAGAGATCCTCATCCGCCGCGTCGGCACCGAGGATTCGCGACTCGCTGGGCTGATCGACACGCTGATGCGCCTCTCGGCGCTCGAGGGCGACATCACCGTCGAGATCTACAACATGTACCGCGAGCACAGCGCCCAGGCGGCGCGCGACCGGCTCGCCGAGGATTTCCGCGACACGATCGGCGGCACCGTCCAGCGCGCCTCGCGCGACGGCGAGCAGCTCCGCATCCAGGCGAGCCACACCTCGGCCTCCGCACGCGGCATGCTAGGCAAGGCGTCCGAAGTCGCAGCGGCTGCCGAACAGTCGGCCGTCGCGATGCGCGAGGCGGCGCAGACCGCCGCGGGCCTGATTCGCGCGATCGAGGACGCCCGCACCGAAGTCGAGGCGGCGGCAGGCATCGCCACCCGCGCCTCCAGCCAGGCGACCGACGCCGTGGGGATGAGCGAGACGCTCAGCGACCATGCCAAGTCGATCGAATCGATCCTCGGCCTGATCCGCGACATCGCCGGCCAGACCAACCTGCTCGCGCTCAACGCCACGATCGAAGCAGCGCGTGCGGGCGACGCCGGTCGCGGCTTCGCGGTGGTCGCGCAGGAAGTGAAGAGCCTCGCCAACCAGACCGCCCGCGCCACCGACGACATCGCCGCCAAGATCGCCGCGATCCAGTCGGCGACGAAGAGCACGGTCGAGACCAATGCCTCGATCCGCTCGACGGTTACCGAAGTCCAGGAAAGCGCCAACCGCATCCGCACCGCGATGGAAGTCCAGGCGCAGACGGTCACCGCGATCACCGCGGCGGTCGACGAGACCGCGCTTGCCGCCGACTCGATGTCCGCCACGATCGGCGCGATCCGCGAGGATACCGAAGCGGTGGCGAGCGAGATCGACCGGGTCGGGCAGGGCTTTGCCGCGCTCGAGGGCCAGTTGGGAAGTCTTAAGGGCAGCGCGAGCGATTTCATCGCCAAAGTCGCGGCCTAA
- a CDS encoding GntR family transcriptional regulator, with translation MTALEHEDSPVYLKLRASIAAAILRGQYRAGDQLPSVRALAAEHGANPLTVAKAYQSFQDDGYVEVRRGVGMFVLPGAVEKLRVAERDRFLKGYWPRVKEHIALLGLDVHELLDRETA, from the coding sequence ATGACAGCGCTTGAGCACGAGGACAGCCCGGTCTACCTCAAGCTGCGCGCCAGCATCGCTGCGGCGATCCTGCGCGGGCAATACCGGGCAGGGGATCAGCTTCCGTCGGTGCGAGCGCTCGCCGCCGAGCATGGCGCCAACCCGCTGACGGTCGCCAAGGCCTATCAGAGCTTCCAGGACGACGGCTATGTCGAGGTCCGCCGCGGCGTCGGCATGTTCGTGCTGCCCGGCGCGGTCGAGAAGCTGCGCGTCGCCGAGCGCGATCGCTTTCTCAAGGGCTATTGGCCGCGCGTGAAGGAGCATATCGCGCTGCTCGGCCTCGACGTGCACGAACTGCTCGATCGCGAGACGGCCTGA
- the sdhC gene encoding succinate dehydrogenase, cytochrome b556 subunit, whose amino-acid sequence MSPHLSIWKWGPSMAVSITHRVTGSGMATVGTILFVWWLVALSAGAECYARFVDLFTVQSGGLNIVGYVVGIGLTLSFFQHMSSGIRHLFLDQGANFELKANKTTALLTYVAAIVLTAAFWAFIIWGKTNG is encoded by the coding sequence ATGTCGCCGCACCTCAGCATCTGGAAGTGGGGGCCCTCGATGGCGGTCTCCATCACGCACCGCGTCACCGGCAGCGGCATGGCGACCGTGGGGACGATCCTGTTCGTCTGGTGGCTGGTCGCGCTTTCCGCCGGCGCGGAATGCTATGCGCGGTTCGTCGACCTGTTCACGGTGCAGTCCGGCGGTCTCAACATCGTCGGCTATGTCGTCGGCATCGGGCTGACCCTGTCCTTCTTCCAGCACATGAGCTCGGGCATCCGCCACCTGTTCCTCGACCAGGGCGCGAATTTCGAGCTCAAGGCGAACAAGACGACCGCGTTGCTGACCTATGTCGCCGCGATCGTCCTCACCGCGGCCTTCTGGGCCTTCATCATCTGGGGGAAGACCAATGGGTAA